GGGTTGTTCCAGCCTCCAGAAAAGTAGCTATTATAAACCCATAAGTTTATGTCAACGTTATTTCAGATCATGTATCATAAAGGTTGTTGAACCTTGTCATTTCCAATAACAAATTCTAGCATATATCATATATCTAttaacagaaattaaacaagaataaaatggCCATGAAAATAAAAGGCACAAATATAATATGCCCAAGGTTATTTCCTTTCAACTAACATATCATATtcatacattttaattttaaaattattaaaaatgcaAATTAATAGGAACAACTGAGTCAACTTAAGCTAAAATTACAACAATATTGAAGAAAATACAGAGATATCAGTCTATGTGCTGCTGCATTGAAATGCATGATTTTGATCCGGAAACGTTGTATCTCTATAAGGCTTTAGAATCAGCTGCAACTATCATAGTTGTACAATAAACAGCAGTTACCAATATTTTACACACTTCATGGGGAATGGGATAATGAAAAACCTGAAACCTCAAAGAGTTTGAAGTAGTTTCAAAGTCTCATCAATATGCTTTTCTGGTTGGAACTGGTTGTTGTAAATGAGCTGAACCACACCATTTTTGTCAATAACATAAGTCTGTCTACCGGGCAATGTTCCAAACAAATCATTGGGGATTCCCCAGTCTTTCCTCACCTTGTTGCCTTCATCACTCAACAAAGTAAATGGAAGCCTGTACTTCTTAGCAAACGCCTACATTCAACACATTACATTCAATGTAAAACAACATTAAACGCAAAACCAATCGCCATTAAAGTTTACTTTCAGTTTCTTACCTTGTGAGAAGAAGGGTCATCACTACTGATTCCAACAACCTCGGCCCCTGCTTTCTTGAACTTCTCATATGAATCCCGAAAAGCACAAGCCTGCAAAAAttgaaacaataaaaatataaaataaaataaaataaaaatttgcatATCAAGACAACAATGGATATATGATGATGTTTCTATTTGACAAAAATgcgatataattttaaattgatttttaactGGTAATTAATACTTAATATGTATATCAAAATTCTTCATTTCCCCAATAAACACATTTATGCACCCCTTTTCATTACTACTAGCTTTTCGTTGCCACTAGCTTTTCTATCTCAAGTCCATCATTTTAAAGTAAAATCATTTGTATGAATCTACCAGAAAGTTTAAGCTTTTGGAAGAGATGGTTCATGACATGACATCAAAACTTCTATGACCAAGAGCTTTAGAGTTAAAATTCTTGTTCTCGCTATTGTTCTAAATAATAGTAGAATGAAAACGTTAGATGGGTCTTTCCATGGTCCATGCTTTAAGTCCAAAAGAGGCTTTTATATTAAACGGTGTCttagatataaaattatttgtgtGCCTCTATCTAATGGTTTAATTTATAGGGGAAGATGGTTTCATGACAGACCACTAACTACTTGTAGATTGTGTTAAACTGCTAATGCAAAAACATTTAAACCAACCAAATGTTGTCTCGCAGCAACTCTATCAATAAGAACAACCAGGCCTTTAAAACACCAGTATGTTAGCATCTGAAATCAACCATGAATATTGAAACTTCCATTGCCTTCAGATCATATGCTCCACTCATACAAATTATACACAATCTAATGGTTTGATATCACTGCTTTTGGATATTTAGATATCAGCGATTTAATGGTAAagaaagaacaaatgggttctttaaaaattttgtgatgGAACTATAGGTCCCTAAATGGGGCAAAAAATACCAAGTCCTTGaggaaaaaataattcaaataattacCTTGAAGATTTGCAACTTATATGTGTTATGAAGACATAGACAGAAAGACAAACATGCACACAGACACAAATGCGCATGAATACATCTAATAGGTTGTTAAGACACTAATAAAGAGATATAAACACATTTGTcattaaaaaccaattttaCCTCCAATAAGGAGGAAGTTGCTGGTGATTAAGGTGATGAAGGTAAGAAGTGAAGTTTCAAGAATTTGAAGGtacaaaaatgaaataaaaaactGCTTATGTCTAATATCTGTTTCCTAACTTTCTGACGAGATAACAAATACATGTATTTTGTGTATCGTTGGGTGTCAACATGTCCTTCTAAAATTAGTGTTTTACTAAACAAATAGTACACATGTGTCACAGTATCCATATATCTTATGGACACGGATAGCAATCAAACAAACCAAACTCGAGACCTATAAATCCATCCAAAATTTTGCCAATGACttatttggtattttttttcCCCTTATAGGAGAATAAGTCCGCCACAAAATGTTTCAAAGACCTACTTGTCTCATTAATTTAAAgtctaaaataaattatgataacAATTAATTCCTACCGTTAGCTTGGATTGACATCATACACAGAAATAATACTTTGGgagaaaatcctaaaccctagaACCTTAACACACCATATCAGTCCCTCGTTAGATGATTATGTGGGGTTGATTTGACAATAAAAATTTGTGGAACTAAATTTTTAGGGTATTACTTGAAAAGCTATACTAATTGTCTAATTGAAGGGCCAACCTTATGTTAATGTGTTTACCTCTTTGGTGCATGAAGGGGACTCATCAGCAGGATAGAAATAAACAACCACCGGCTTTCCTTTGAATTTGTCAAGGCTTACACtattcccatcttgatctctcAGCGTGAATGATGGTGCCTTTGAACCTTTATTCACCTGTCAGGGTAGAAAAACCACTAACTAGTAACCAatattgaaattgaggaacAGAATCACTAATTTGCAAAACTCTGCACACTATCATTGATACTATTTTCAACTAATTGTTGAAGCTACTCTATTAATCGGGTTGCATTATTATGCATCTTGAACTAGGTTTGGATAAATGCATGTACCTTGGCGAAAATGGAACCTTTAACCGAATAGCAATAATTAGCAGAACGCAGTGATGAAGAGGAAGAGTGAGATAATTTTAGGCCACAGAATTGAGAATTCGATGGAGCATACCGAAGGATTGAGAGGGTTCGATCATATGGGGACTTGGTAGTTGCAGTGTGGAGCAAGGTGGGAGGAGAGTGGATTAGGACAGTGAGTGAAGCCATCGTCGGATTTCAGAAACGTTGGTAGTTGCAGTATGGAACACATTTTTCAAGAGGCCTTTTTGTACCTGCAATTTTTAGTTACAAAAGTTGAGTAAATGGTCAAATTATGCAAGAATTTAGGTTGGTGAAGTCATCAATCTATTCGgcggattaaaaaaatattagaggtctgaattttgtctttttaattaagagatctaaaaaaaattaaattagtcttaaaagattatgtcatttgcaaatattattaatcaaattttattttaaaaatttttgaaattagtcaTATTAGTCTTTCCGTGGTGAAACAAACACAtagcatataaaaataataaaaatttttagaaaaaaatttcattctCCTTTCTTGagaga
The genomic region above belongs to Arachis duranensis cultivar V14167 chromosome 3, aradu.V14167.gnm2.J7QH, whole genome shotgun sequence and contains:
- the LOC107479407 gene encoding peroxiredoxin Q, chloroplastic, with product MASLTVLIHSPPTLLHTATTKSPYDRTLSILRYAPSNSQFCGLKLSHSSSSSLRSANYCYSVKGSIFAKVNKGSKAPSFTLRDQDGNSVSLDKFKGKPVVVYFYPADESPSCTKEACAFRDSYEKFKKAGAEVVGISSDDPSSHKAFAKKYRLPFTLLSDEGNKVRKDWGIPNDLFGTLPGRQTYVIDKNGVVQLIYNNQFQPEKHIDETLKLLQTL